Part of the Paenibacillus aurantius genome, GCGAGGACAAGACGAATATCGTTAAGCTGGTCATGCAGGACCAGGGATCCGTGGAGATCTCCTCCAGCTCCACCGAGCTCGGCAAGGTAACGGAAACGATTCCGGTTTCGCGCGTGTCAGGCGACTTGCTCCGCATTTCCTTCAACTCCAAGTACATGCTGGACGCCCTGAAGGTTATCGACAGCGAGCAGATTCACCTGGGCTTCACCGGCTCCATGAGCCCGATCATCATTCAACCGGAGGGAGACACCAAGATTTTGCAGCTGATCCTTCCTTACCGGACAACGAATTGAGGCGAACGCATTGAAGAATATTGCCATTCATACGGAGTACATTACCCTCGGTCAGTTTCTTAAGCTGGCCGACTGCATTTCGACCGGAGGCCAGGCCAAAGCGTTCCTGCAGGATGCCGTCATCCAGGTCAACGGGGAGCCCGAGAACCGCCGCGGCCGCAAGCTCGTAGCCGGCGACCAGGTGAACGTGGAAGGCTGCGGCCGGTTTGTTGTGGTGCGCGAATAATGTTTCTGAAGAGGCTGGCGCTCCAGCATTACCGCAATTACGAGCAGTTCGAGCTGAATACGGACCACAAGGTGAATCTGTTCGTCGGCCGCAACGCACAGGGCAAAACGAACCTGCTCGAGGCTATTTTCGTGCTTGCCCTGACCAAATCGCACCGGACCCACCAGGACAAGGAACTCATCCAGTGGAACCACGACCAGGCGGTTCTGACAGGTGAGGTGGAGAAAAAGTACGGGCTGACGAAGCTCGGTCTCACCATCTCCCGGCAGGGCAAGAAGGCGAAGATCAACGGACTGGAGCAGCGCAAGCTGAGCGCGTTCATCGGGTCTTTCAACGTCGTCATGTTCGCCCCGGAAGACTTGGAGATTGTGAAAGGGGCTCCCGGCATCCGGCGCCGTTTTCTCGATATGGAGATCGGCCAGGTGCAGCCCTCCTATCTCTACGACAGCATGCAGTACCAGAAAATACTGGCCCAGCGCAACAATCTGCTCAAGCAGACCGGCCTTATGAAGGCCCACGATTCCACCATGCTGGAGGTTTGGGACGAACAGCTGGTCACCCACGGTACTAAAATGATGAAAAAACGGCAAAGCTTTATAAAAAAGCTGCAAATTTGGGCGGAACGGATCCATGCCGGCATCACCAACGATCAGGAGGAGCTGCGGATTGTGTACCGCCCTTCTTTTGATTTTGACGATGCCGAAGATGAATCTATTTTATTTGAGCGGTTTATGGTAAAGTTAACACAGACACGCGAACAGGAGTTCAGGCGGGGTACCACCTTGACCGGCCCGCATAGGGACGACATGGTGTTCTATATAAACGGCCGGGAAGCGGATGTGTACGGGTCCCAGGGACAGCAGCGGACCACCGCGCTCTCGCTTAAGCTGGCCGAGCTGGAATTGATTCATGAGGAAGTCGGCGAATATCCCATCCTTCTGCTCGATGACGTGCTCTCGGAGCTCGACCAATACCGGCAAACGCAGCTGATCGAAACCTTCCAGGAGAAGGTCCAGACGTTCATCACCACAACCGGAATCGAAAGCGTCAATCTTAATAACCTGCACGATGCCGCGGTTTTTCATGTGAAGAACGGCGGTGTATTCGAGTAACGGGGGATGACTCCTATGTTTATCCATTTGGGCGGGGACAAAATTATTAGAGCGGCTGAGCTCGTAGCCATCTTTGATTTATCCATAGAGAAAAATTCCAAAATATCGAAGCAGTTCGTCAGCGAAGCGGCCAAAGAGAAGAACATCGAGACGATCGGGGAGGAAGAAAGCAAGTCGATTGTTGTGACCGTTGGCAAGGTCTACTATTCCCCCATTTCCTCGACGACTTTGAAGAAGAGGGCCAATCAGCTTTGGATGACTTGACCGTTTTTAACTATAAGAAGAAGGTGAACGTGAATGTCGGTTAACCCTAATACGTACAGTGGCAGTCAGATTCAGGTGCTGGAGGGCTTGGAGGCG contains:
- the yaaA gene encoding S4 domain-containing protein YaaA, with the translated sequence MKNIAIHTEYITLGQFLKLADCISTGGQAKAFLQDAVIQVNGEPENRRGRKLVAGDQVNVEGCGRFVVVRE
- the remB gene encoding extracellular matrix regulator RemB, whose amino-acid sequence is MFIHLGGDKIIRAAELVAIFDLSIEKNSKISKQFVSEAAKEKNIETIGEEESKSIVVTVGKVYYSPISSTTLKKRANQLWMT
- the recF gene encoding DNA replication/repair protein RecF (All proteins in this family for which functions are known are DNA-binding proteins that assist the filamentation of RecA onto DNA for the initiation of recombination or recombinational repair.): MFLKRLALQHYRNYEQFELNTDHKVNLFVGRNAQGKTNLLEAIFVLALTKSHRTHQDKELIQWNHDQAVLTGEVEKKYGLTKLGLTISRQGKKAKINGLEQRKLSAFIGSFNVVMFAPEDLEIVKGAPGIRRRFLDMEIGQVQPSYLYDSMQYQKILAQRNNLLKQTGLMKAHDSTMLEVWDEQLVTHGTKMMKKRQSFIKKLQIWAERIHAGITNDQEELRIVYRPSFDFDDAEDESILFERFMVKLTQTREQEFRRGTTLTGPHRDDMVFYINGREADVYGSQGQQRTTALSLKLAELELIHEEVGEYPILLLDDVLSELDQYRQTQLIETFQEKVQTFITTTGIESVNLNNLHDAAVFHVKNGGVFE